Genomic DNA from Fimbriimonas ginsengisoli Gsoil 348:
CCATGTAGGTCTTGCCGTACATCGATTTTTCCACCCATATTCCGAGCTGGTCGGCTAGCTCGTGCCCTTCGTCGGCAAGGAGCGTGAAATTGAGGCCGTACTTATCGACGAATTTTCGGTGCGACTTAACGCCGTCCGGGCTAACCCCGATAATCCGAGCTCCTTCGACCGTGGGAACGACGTCCCGAAACTCGCAGGCCTCGGCGGTGCAACCGGTGGTGTCGTCCTTCGGATAGAAATAGATCACCGCCCGCCGCCCCTTAAGATCGGCCAAGGAAACGGTATTTCCATCCTGGTCGGACAAGGAGAAATCGGGGAATTGGGCGCCTTCTTCGATCATGGGTTTTCTACGTCCAGCAGCATCGCCTGCATAAGGTCAACTCGTAATACGATGCCCGCCAACCGGTCGTCATCCATAACTGGTAAGAGAGTGAGCCCGCTGCTGAGCATGCGGTGAAATGCATCGGAGATTTCGGTGTCGGCGGCGGCGACCGTCGGCTCCTTGGTGGCGTGGGCAAGCACCGGCTCCTGAGCCATCGAAACGAGGTTGTCCCTCGTGGTGACGACCCGGCAGAGATCTCCCTCCGTCACTACCCCGATGGGGCGCATCCGGTCATCCACCACCACAAGCGCCGGAAACTGATAGATGTCCATCTTATCGACCGCATCCCGCACCGTGCTCTCTGCGGTCAGTGTGGGAATGTGGGCGTGCAGTACCTCGCGTAGGGTCATGGGGCGATTAGATTGTGAAGCGTTTCGCCGCCCACTTGCTCGATATACTGGTCCGGATGCGGACGGGCGTACGAGTAGATGTCGGGATTATCGGTGGAACCGGAATCGGGGAGCGCCTGCTCGCCTACGGCGGCGACCCGTTGCACGTCCCAACTCCCGCCGGCATCCTACGCGGACGTCTGGTGGAAATCGACGGAGTTTTCCTCTTTTTGGTTAGCCGCCACTCCGCCGGCCACAAGGTTCCCCCGCACAAAGTGAACTACAAAGCGATGGCGTTCGGCATGAAGGCGCTCGGCGCGAAAGGCTGTCTGTCGACGGCGGCGGTCGGAAGTCTGAGACGAGAATGGGGGCCGGGGACGCTCATCGCCTGCTCGGATTTCCTCGACTTCACCGGTCGAGCGCTAACTTTATTTGACCAAACCGTCGTTCACCGCGATTTTACAAACCCATTCGGAGTGTCAACTCGCCGAGCGCTGCTCGAATCGGCGAGTGAAGTCCGGGATTCGGTTGAGGATGGGGGGGTGTACCTGTGCGGAAACGGACCCCGTTACGAGACGCCTCGAGAGATTGAGCTGTACCGATCGATGGGGGTCGACGTCGTGGGAATGACCGCCGCCACCGAAGCGATTCTGATGCGGGAAGCCGAGATCGACTACGCCTGCCTCGCCATCGTCACGAACCTCGCCGCCGGCATCTCCCCAACCCCGCTCGACCACCAAGAAGTAGTGGATGAGATGCTCCGTTCCGGAGAGCGCGCCGTGCGGATCCTCATCGGAGCCGCCCGCAAAATCGCGGAGGGTGGATGACCCTTCCTCGCCGCACCTTCGCGCTTCTTCTCGCCATGACTCCCGGGATGGGCGGCCGCTCCGTCACGCGTGTCCTGGCCCGAAATGAGTTGCTCGGTCGCTCGCCCGAAGAGTTTCTCGCATTGTCTCCCGAGGCCTATCGCGAGGAGTACCGCCTGAGCAAACGGGCCGCCGAAAACCTGGCCCGCGACCGTTCCGGCCTCATCAAATCGACCCTCGAAACAGAACAGCGGCTGAACGGGCTTGGGGTCAGCCTCGTGACATCGGCGGACGCTCACTACCCAACGCTCGTCGAGGAAATGGATCCCGATCCGCCGGGAGTTCTCTTCTTGTACGGCAACGCCCGTCTCTTGGAGTCGCGAACGTTTTGCGTTCTCAGCTCGCGTAACGCCCGCCCAGCGGACCTCGAGATGATCGAAAGGCTCACCGAGGAAGCGGTACTCGAAGGCGAGGTACTCGTCACCAGCCACGACAAGCTGGAGTATCAGCGCTCGGCCGTGGTCCCGCTCCGGTGGGGCTCGCCCAGAATCCTCTGCCTAGATCGCGGCCTCTTCCAAGTTCTCGGTCCCGACCTGCGCGACGAAGCGTTTCGAGCCGCCCGCCTGTGGCGCTACGAGTTCGACCCCTCCACCGACCTGGTCGTCAGCCCTTTCCGTCCCGACTCGTCGTTTATCGGAGTCAACAACCAAGTCCGCGATCGACTTGTGGCCTGCCTCTCCCGCCGCCTCGACTTCGTCCACATCGCCGAAGGCGGCAACATGGAAAAGCTAGCCAGAATGGCTCTGCGCGCAGAGCGAAAGGTGCGGGTATCCGACCGAATCATCGGCTACCGGGAATTGCGCGGGTTGGGCGCCGAAGTAATCAAGACGTAGCCCCGTCTGCCCGAAAAACGGACATTGACTCTCGTTCATGCCGCGGGAAGGAAGCTTAACCTTGGCCGAGACGCTCGCGAATCGGGTCGGACTCGAGCCGTGCGGCAAGCGCCCGCTGCGACCGCGCGAGGTCGTCTAGCGCAAGCGTCTGGTCGCGGACGAGATCGCGAAGCGCCGCAACTTCGCTCTGAAGCCGGTAATCGGTTTCCGGCAGCGGAACCTGATTGGCAGGGCGGCGCATAATCTCCGCCATCTTCTGCTGATGCTTGGTGAGGATGAAGATGATCGGAGTCATTAGGAAGATTCCCCCGAGGGCAACTCCTAGGACCGAGTCGATATCAGCGAGCGGCAGCAAGTTCGGGTTCATGAATTAGCCTCCCGTTCGGAGCCGCTCCTGCATTCCGGCGTCGACCGGCCTCGCGGGCGGACGGGACTGCGCCGCGTCGAGCGCCAGCATCTGCGTATGGATCAGCTCTTTCAGCTCCCGGACCTCTTGGCGAAGCGCCGAAATCTCCGTGGAATCTGTTTGCGGTCTGGCCTCATGGATGATCCTTGCCATCTTTTGCTGATGAGAAGTGAGGATGGCAACGATCGGAATCATGAAGATAATGATCGGAACAAGTAAAGCAACTACTCCAGGATTCATGGTTCACCGGCCTTTTAAGTCTTTACGAGCATACTCCTAGCGCCGTTGCGACGGAACTTAGACTGCGAGCGCTTCCGCAAGAGTAAAGCGCCCTTCGTACAGCGCCTTCCCCGTAATCACTCCTTCGACCCCCGGAGCAGGGAGCGCCTTCAGAGCCTTGAGATCGGCCAGGTTGGAGACTCCGCCGCTAGCGATGACCGGAATCGAAACCGCGTCCGCCATGTCGATCAAGCCTTGGAGATCCGGACCTTCGAGAGAGCCGTCTTTCGCGATGTCCGTGGTAATCACGCGGCGGCAGCCAAGGGCTTGTAAACGCCGGGCCAGTTCGGTGCCACGCATTTCGCCCGTGTCGAGCCAGCCATGCACCGCGACGAGCCCGTTGCGAGTGTCGATGCCGGCGACTACCCGCTCTCCGTAACGAGAAAACACTTCCTCGGCAAATTCCAAGTCTTGTGCCAAACGCGACCCAAGCACGACCCGCGCCGCTCCGGCGTTCAACGCCGCCTCGATCGCGGCGGTGTCGCGGAGCCCGCCGCCGAACTCGATTCGAAGGTCCGTCGCCTGGGCGATCGCGCGAAGCACGGCGAGGTTCTGGGGACTTCCAGCCTTCGCTCCATCCAGATCGACTACGTGGAGCCATTCGGCTCCCTCGGCTTCGAAACCACGCGCTACCTCGACCGGATCTAAGCCATAGTCGGTTTTCCGATCGTAATCCCCCTGTGAAAGCCTAACCGTTCGCCCGTCAATGAGGTCAATGGCCGGCAGGATCAACATTCGAGGAAGCTCCGCAGAATCCGCATTCCCACATCGCCGCTCTTTTCTGGGTGAAACTGCGCTCCGTAGATATTCTCTCGCTGCACCATCGCCGCGAACGGAATCCCGTAATTCGCGACCGCCGCCACGTCGTTCTTATCGGCGCAATCGGTGTAAAGCGAGTGGACGAAGTAAGCCTGCTCGCCATCTTTCACGTTCCGGCCGATTCCATCTTGCCTGCAAATCGTGATTGGACTCCAACCCATGTGCGGCACCTTCAAACCCATGTCTGGAGGAAAGTAGCGCACTCGGCCGGGAATGAGCCCAAGCCCCTGGTGCTCTCCCAGCTCTTCGCTCGAATCGAACAAAAGCTGCTGCCCCAGGCAAATCCCCAGCACCGGCGCGCCGGTGGCCGCAAAGGCTCGAATCTCGCCAGCTAATGGGCCAACCCGTTCCATCGCGGCCCCGAAGGCGCCTACGCCCGGAATGATCAACCGGTCGCAGCCGGCCAAATCAGACCGGACCTGACAAGCGGCGCCCAAACTTTCCAGGGCCTTCTCCACCGAGCGGATATTCCCCATTCCGTAGTCGAGAATCGTGATCAATCCCGAGAACCTTTTGTGGACGTGGAGCCTCGTCGCTCGGAACGCCGGGTTGCCTGATACAACGCGCGGCCGAACCCCTTAAAGATCGCCTCACACACGTGGTGATCGTTTTCGCCGGCAATCTTGCGG
This window encodes:
- the bcp gene encoding thioredoxin-dependent thiol peroxidase — its product is MIEEGAQFPDFSLSDQDGNTVSLADLKGRRAVIYFYPKDDTTGCTAEACEFRDVVPTVEGARIIGVSPDGVKSHRKFVDKYGLNFTLLADEGHELADQLGIWVEKSMYGKTYMGIERSTYVLDPNGKIEKIYRKVKPQGHAAEVLAALG
- a CDS encoding CBS domain-containing protein, producing MTLREVLHAHIPTLTAESTVRDAVDKMDIYQFPALVVVDDRMRPIGVVTEGDLCRVVTTRDNLVSMAQEPVLAHATKEPTVAAADTEISDAFHRMLSSGLTLLPVMDDDRLAGIVLRVDLMQAMLLDVENP
- a CDS encoding MTAP family purine nucleoside phosphorylase, which gives rise to MRTGVRVDVGIIGGTGIGERLLAYGGDPLHVPTPAGILRGRLVEIDGVFLFLVSRHSAGHKVPPHKVNYKAMAFGMKALGAKGCLSTAAVGSLRREWGPGTLIACSDFLDFTGRALTLFDQTVVHRDFTNPFGVSTRRALLESASEVRDSVEDGGVYLCGNGPRYETPREIELYRSMGVDVVGMTAATEAILMREAEIDYACLAIVTNLAAGISPTPLDHQEVVDEMLRSGERAVRILIGAARKIAEGG
- a CDS encoding DNA-processing protein DprA; this encodes MTLPRRTFALLLAMTPGMGGRSVTRVLARNELLGRSPEEFLALSPEAYREEYRLSKRAAENLARDRSGLIKSTLETEQRLNGLGVSLVTSADAHYPTLVEEMDPDPPGVLFLYGNARLLESRTFCVLSSRNARPADLEMIERLTEEAVLEGEVLVTSHDKLEYQRSAVVPLRWGSPRILCLDRGLFQVLGPDLRDEAFRAARLWRYEFDPSTDLVVSPFRPDSSFIGVNNQVRDRLVACLSRRLDFVHIAEGGNMEKLARMALRAERKVRVSDRIIGYRELRGLGAEVIKT
- the hisA gene encoding 1-(5-phosphoribosyl)-5-[(5-phosphoribosylamino)methylideneamino]imidazole-4-carboxamide isomerase: MLILPAIDLIDGRTVRLSQGDYDRKTDYGLDPVEVARGFEAEGAEWLHVVDLDGAKAGSPQNLAVLRAIAQATDLRIEFGGGLRDTAAIEAALNAGAARVVLGSRLAQDLEFAEEVFSRYGERVVAGIDTRNGLVAVHGWLDTGEMRGTELARRLQALGCRRVITTDIAKDGSLEGPDLQGLIDMADAVSIPVIASGGVSNLADLKALKALPAPGVEGVITGKALYEGRFTLAEALAV
- the hisH gene encoding imidazole glycerol phosphate synthase subunit HisH, which translates into the protein MITILDYGMGNIRSVEKALESLGAACQVRSDLAGCDRLIIPGVGAFGAAMERVGPLAGEIRAFAATGAPVLGICLGQQLLFDSSEELGEHQGLGLIPGRVRYFPPDMGLKVPHMGWSPITICRQDGIGRNVKDGEQAYFVHSLYTDCADKNDVAAVANYGIPFAAMVQRENIYGAQFHPEKSGDVGMRILRSFLEC